The Fragaria vesca subsp. vesca linkage group LG2, FraVesHawaii_1.0, whole genome shotgun sequence genome includes a window with the following:
- the LOC101308431 gene encoding polyprenol reductase 2-like: protein MGMEVGVVELVRTGWIAGTLPILIASLPLSCLNSFHDIVLGFAKRGKILQSSSSKRFTVPQKFFWHFYVLAVVWTTLLLATTWTYAYKMVPLNADPFLYSTFANRITGGSHILSWRKSPSIPIGYRYSVWRSVFLLLLMEVQVVKRLIETIYVFKYSSTARMHIFGYLTGLFFYTAAPLSLCCNHIPEVYNYSVNGVAEFIVKGKKYTMQDLDFNWLEFTSSLLKLGWLQWIGAAIFFWGWFHQGRCHDILGSLREDSEQSDEYVIPHGDWFKFVSSPHYLAEIVIYAGLVVASGGADLTIWLLFGFVVSNLVFTAAETHRWYLQKFKSYPRNRRAIIPFLY from the exons ATGGGGATGGAGGTGGGTGTTGTTGAGTTGGTGAGAACTGGTTGGATTGCAGGGACATTGCCTATACTGATAGCTTCGTTGCCCTTGTCTTGCCTCAACTCCTTTCATGACATCGTTTTGGGTTTTGCCAAGAGAGGCAAGATCTTGCAATCTTCTTCTTCTAAG AGATTCACAGTTCCTCAAAAGTTCTTCTGGCATTTCTATGTGCTGGCTGTCGTGTGGACAACCCTACTTCTTGCAACAACTTGGACATATGCATATAAAATGGTGCCACTGAATGCGGACCCATTTCTTTATTCTACATTCGCCAACCGCATTACTGGAGGTTCACATATCCTCTCCTGGCGCAAGTCTCCATCAATTCCTATAGGTTATAGATATAGTGTCTGGCGTTCTGTCTTTTTGCTTTTGTTGATGGAAGTTCAAGTTGTGAAGCGCCTTATTGAGACAATATATGTATTCAAGTATAGCTCCACTGCTAGGATGCACATCTTTGGGTATCTGACTGGCCTCTT TTTCTATACAGCTGCACCCTTGTCACTTTGCTGCAATCATATTCCAGAGGTGTATAACTATTCCGTTAATGGAGTGGCTGAGTTTATTGTCAAAGGCAAGAAGTATACTATGCAAGATCTGGATTTTAATTGGTTGGAATTTACTAGTTCTCTTCTGAAGCTTGGTTGGCTCCAGTGGATTGGTGCTGCTATATTCTTTTGGGGTTGGTTTCATCAGGGCCGCTGTCATGATATTCTT GGCTCATTACGAGAAGACAGTGAACAAAGTGACGAATATGTGATTCCTCATGGTGATTGGTTTAAATTTGTCTCATCTCCACATTATCTTGCTGAGATA GTTATATATGCTGGTCTTGTGGTTGCTAGTGGAGGAGCAGACCTCACAATCTGGTTATTATTTGGATTCGTG GTGTCGAACTTGGTATTTACAGCAGCAGAAACACATAGGTGGTACCTTCAGAAGTTCAAAAGTTACCCAAGAAATCGGCGTGCCATTATTCCATTCTTATACTAA
- the LOC101297018 gene encoding nucleolar complex protein 2 homolog, whose protein sequence is MGKLGKKARKFSKKNLQSVERRNRKLKSTFKKRGPKRNEKDSGQELKKKDAVELSNGRNTEVEYIDNTPLDAIFHEDDSDAFGDESDSDGYLSEVSSEMHLADNEIENSQEGILDGSSGALSIQNEEIQIELVKKTKKLDKLKEKDPEFANFLESHQKEREQFRNKDYADEDEDGMSDDNMQPENVDGVNFNWGKLLSSSSVDSFCQLVTEQQNVSALTCLLNGYRAACHYGAESTKVYDAYSGHRIQNSETRSKILMFILNEADTTLRGLMGIPSLDSRKEKSVDLKKNTKWSTFKPLIKSYLRSTLFLLNQVDDSEILTFSLARIRASMTFFTAFPSLLRRLIKIAVHLWATGRGTVSSQSFLIIRDVASLFRSDYFDTCFVKTYKSYLGHCQFVEPSLFQHIQFLRSSIIDLCSIDVQKASSKALVCIQQLSKIMQQGLHTKKKEAVKKICSWQYTSCIDLWVMFISANIQDYDLQQSLFVIIQIINGMAVLFSGPRYLPLRIKCIQWLNHLSSSSGTFIPVASFVLDILEYKISKDGAKPGKAFNHISSVKLPKHWLKSRNFREQCVLSAIELLSAHFAQWSHHISFPDLATIPLICLKKFHDITTIESSKRVVKRFIDQVEQNIEFVRKKRDEAAFSPTDQQSAELFLQLEKQNGSTPFTQYYKSIMDKAASRNFALNEKV, encoded by the exons ATGGGCAAACTGGGGAAGAAGGCCAGGAAGTTCTCCAAGAAGAATCTTCAGTCTGTGGAGAGAAGAAACCGCAAGTTGAAGTCCACCTTCAAAAAGAGAGGCCCCAAAA GAAATGAGAAAGATAGTGGTCAAGAATTGAAGAAGAAGGACGCCGTAGAGTTGTCTAATGGGAG AAACACTGAAGTTGAATACATAGACAACACTCCTCTTGATGCAATATTCCATGAAGATGACAGTGATGCATTTGGGGATGAATCGGACAGCGATGGGTATCTTTCAGAG GTCTCTAGTGAAATGCATCTTGCTGATAATGAAATTGAGAATTCTCAAGAAG GCATCCTTGATGGTAGTAGTGGTGCATTATCTATTCAGAACGAGGAGATTCAAATAGAACTTGTGAAGAAAACAAAAAAACTAGACAAATTGAAGGAAAAG GATCCTGAATTTGCTAACTTTCTGGAAAGCCATCAGAAGGAGCGTGAACAGTTCAGAAACAAAGAT TATGCTGATGAGGATGAGGATGGGATGAGTGATGATAATATGCAGCCAGAAAATGTAGATGGCGTGAATTTTAATTGGGGCAAGTTGCTGTCAAGCTCTTCTGTTGATTCCTTTTGTCAACTAGTCACAGAGCAACAAAATGTGTCTGCACTTACTTGTCTACTGAATGGGTACCGTGCTGCATGCCACTATGGAGCGGAATCAACTAAAGTCTATGATGCTTATTCAGGCCACAGAATTCAAAATAGTGAAACCCGTAGCAAGATATTGATGTTCATCCTTAATGAAGCCGATACCACATTGAGGGGGCTAATGGGCATACCAAGTTTGGATTCCAGAAAAGAGAAGAGTGTGGATTTGAAGAAGAATACCAAATGGAGTACTTTTAAGCCACTAATAAAGTCTTATCTGAGGAGTACCCTTTTTCTCCTGAATCAGGTGGATGACTCTGAGATATTGACCTTCTCCTTGGCACGGATCAGAGCTTCTATGACCTTTTTTACTGCTTTTCCTTCTTTGCTCCGCAGACTGATCAAG ATTGCCGTTCATTTGTGGGCAACAGGGAGAGGAACTGTATCATCTCAATCCTTTCTCATCATACGAGATGTGGCTTCTTTGTTTCGCTCTGATTACTTTGACACCTGCTTTGTTAAGACATATAAATCGTACCTTGGTCATTGCCAATTTGTGGAGCCTAGTTTGTTCCAACACATACAGTTTCTAAGAAGTTCCATTATTGACTTATGCTCTATCGATGTTCAGAAAGCATCTAGCAAAGCATTGGTTTGTATCCAGCAACTTTCTAAGATAATGCAACAGGGTCTGCATACAAAGAAAAAG GAAGCAGTCAAGAAGATATGCAGTTGGCAATACACGAGTTGCATTGATCTCTGGGTAATGTTTATATCAGCTAATATACAGGATTATGATCTTCAGCAATCGCTTTTTGTGATCATTCAGATTATAAATGGAATGGCTGTGTTGTTTTCTGGACCAAGATATTTGCCTCTGAGAATCAAATGCATTCAATGGTTGAATCATCTCTCCTCTTCCAGTGGCACTTTCATTCCTGTTGCCTCTTTTGTGTTGGATATCTTAGAATATAAAATTAGCAAGGATGGAGCAAAACCTGGAAAAGCTTTCAACCATATATCTTCCGTAAAG CTTCCAAAGCATTGGTTAAAGTCAAGGAACTTCCGAGAACAATGTGTTTTATCTGCTATCGAACTGCTTTCAGCGCACTTTGCTCAGTGGAGCCATCATATATCTTTTCCAGATCTTGCAACTATTCCACTTATTTGCTTGAAGAAGTTTCATGATATAACTACCATAGAAAGTTCCAAACGTGTAGTGAAGCGTTTCATTGACCAG GTGGAGCAAAATATTGAATTCGTTCGGAAGAAGAGAGATGAAGCAGCCTTTTCACCAACAGATCAGCAATCTGCAGAATTATTTCTTCAG CTTGAAAAGCAAAATGGCAGTACTCCATTTACACAATATTACAAAAGCATCATGGACAAGGCTGCTTCTAGAAATTTTGCTCTAAATGAGAAGGTGTGA
- the LOC101309892 gene encoding protein BASIC PENTACYSTEINE4-like — protein MDDGRHENGRHKPDYYRGAPSPWNMTAQQQVKEPNALVMNKKIMSIIAERDAAIRERNAAISEKNEALAARDEALRQRDEAFSQRDTALMERDNAFAAFHIRDNSMNFPLGGGAQRGSKRMHYPSHHPVNMADGPYSTKDVPITEAFPISVLSAEAIKSRQTKRSKQNKASRASKPSRKKVGEDLNRQASTDGIKYRSEWDTQDLGLNLVSFDETTMPVPVCSCTGMPRQCYKWGNGGWQSSCCTTNMSMYPLPQMPNKRHARMGGRKMSGSVFTRLLSRLAAEGHDLSVPLDLKEYWARHGTNRYITIK, from the exons ATGGATGATGGTCGACATGAAAATGGGAGACACAAGCCGGATTACTACAGAGGGGCACCCTCTCCG TGGAACATGACCGCCCAACAGCAAGTAAAGGAACCAAATGCCTTAGTCATGAACAAGAAGATCATGTCCATTATTGCTGAGAGGGATGCTGCAATTCGAGAACGAAATGCTGCAATTTCAGAAAAGAATGAAGCCTTGGCCGCCAGAGATGAAGCTCTGCGACAGCGCGATGAGGCATTTTCTCAGCGTGATACTGCCCTTATGGAACGAGACAATGCCTTTGCCGCCTTTCATATCCGGGATAATTCCATGAACTTCCCATTGGGTGGTGGTGCTCAACGTGGATCTAAGCGCATGCACTACCCTTCACATCATCCAGTTAACATGGCTGATGGTCCTTACAGCACAAAAGATGTGCCTATAACTGAAGCCTTCCCTATTTCAGTATTATCTGCCGAAGCTATCAAGTCACGGCAGACAAAACGGTCAAAGCAGAATAAGGCATCTAGGGCATCAAAGCCGTCAAGAAAGAAAGTAGGTGAAGACTTGAACAGGCAGGCTTCGACCGATGGGATAAAGTACAGATCTGAGTGGGACACTCAGGATTTAGGCTTAAATCTTGTCTCGTTTGACGAGACTACAATGCCTGTGCCAGTTTGCTCATGTACTGGAATGCCGCGGCAGTGCTACAAATGGGGGAATGGTGGGTGGCAGTCATCTTGTTGCACCACCAATATGTCGATGTATCCACTACCCCAAATGCCAAATAAGCGCCACGCGCGGATGGGTGGGCGAAAAATGAGCGGAAGTGTTTTTACTAGATTGCTCAGTCGGCTAGCAGCTGAAGGCCACGATCTATCAGTACCACTGGATCTGAAGGAATACTGGGCCAGACATGGGACAAATCGCTACATAACAATCAAGTAG